One window from the genome of Phycisphaerales bacterium encodes:
- a CDS encoding helix-turn-helix transcriptional regulator: protein MTSTLRVLRAQHRLSQADLAARVGVSRQSINAIEAGRYVPSTILALKLAHVFGVSVEHVFKLEPDELEGLAVIGSQEPS from the coding sequence ATGACGAGCACGCTCAGGGTGCTGCGAGCCCAGCACAGGCTCTCGCAGGCCGACCTGGCGGCGCGCGTCGGCGTATCGCGGCAATCGATCAACGCGATCGAGGCCGGGCGATACGTCCCGTCGACCATCCTGGCCTTGAAGCTCGCGCACGTCTTCGGCGTGTCGGTGGAGCACGTATTCAAGCTCGAACCCGACGAGTTGGAGGGGCTCGCCGTCATCGGCTCCCAGGAACCCAGCTAG
- a CDS encoding ATP-binding protein: protein MQDQPASRAPAAPASAAPSDAAAPPSGTPTERLRRAPKKLLGTMRIRKKLILLHTLFSAGLAALMFFILRPAIGDLVRQAEAEDAAYVLGTLDLRDLTEDRAGGQRTVAPGITLRWGQADALGLGSDAVAALQRAATAPVPLAHGAGDGLGLGSAGVYLPHAAGGGYFVVDRRLQGVRASVKRLDVVLLLSMLGVYLLIAAALEIFVLPKNVYQPIRRLLRADLAVQQGDRGGELIDPRFMPADELGEIMRSRNRSIAALRRNEAELARTLVELERVAGDLKRKNHLLENARRNLADADRLASLGMLSAGVAHEINTPLAVLKGLASELNARPGQPVDERKARLMGRVVDRLERLGEGLLDFARVRSPRVSRVEVAGLVRQALELLSLDDPVRRVSVEVDVPEDLAAPCDGDRIVQVLVNLVRNAAEALIEDTHAERGARDPTVRIAAESLEREGSNWVSITIADNGPGIRPELLATLFEPFVSSRLDAKGTGLGLAVADGIVREHGGVLIARNQEASQGERGQGERGGAEFEVLLPAFEGA, encoded by the coding sequence GTGCAGGACCAGCCGGCATCGCGCGCTCCAGCGGCCCCCGCTTCCGCGGCCCCGTCCGATGCGGCCGCGCCGCCATCGGGCACGCCCACCGAGCGACTGCGCCGGGCCCCCAAGAAGCTGCTTGGCACGATGCGGATCCGCAAGAAGCTGATCCTGCTGCACACCCTCTTCTCGGCCGGGCTTGCGGCGCTCATGTTCTTCATCCTGCGGCCGGCCATCGGCGACCTCGTGCGCCAGGCCGAGGCCGAGGACGCGGCCTACGTGCTCGGAACGCTCGACCTTCGGGACCTGACCGAGGACCGGGCCGGAGGGCAGCGGACCGTCGCGCCGGGCATCACGCTGCGGTGGGGCCAGGCCGACGCGCTCGGGCTGGGCTCGGACGCCGTGGCGGCGCTGCAGCGGGCCGCGACGGCGCCGGTGCCGCTGGCCCACGGCGCGGGCGACGGGCTGGGCCTGGGGTCGGCTGGCGTCTACCTGCCCCACGCGGCGGGCGGTGGCTACTTCGTGGTCGACCGGCGGCTCCAGGGCGTGCGCGCCTCGGTCAAGCGGCTCGACGTCGTGCTGCTGCTGAGCATGCTGGGCGTGTACCTGCTCATCGCCGCGGCGCTCGAGATCTTCGTGCTGCCCAAGAACGTCTACCAGCCCATCCGCCGGCTGCTGCGCGCCGACCTGGCGGTGCAGCAGGGCGATCGCGGCGGCGAGCTGATCGATCCCAGGTTCATGCCCGCCGACGAGCTGGGCGAGATCATGCGAAGCAGGAACCGTTCCATCGCCGCGCTGCGACGGAACGAGGCCGAGCTAGCGCGCACGCTCGTCGAGCTCGAACGCGTCGCCGGTGACCTTAAGCGCAAGAACCACCTGCTGGAGAACGCCCGGCGGAACCTGGCCGACGCGGATCGCCTCGCCTCGCTGGGCATGCTCAGCGCGGGCGTTGCCCACGAGATCAACACGCCCCTGGCGGTCCTCAAGGGCCTGGCCAGCGAGCTGAACGCCCGGCCAGGACAGCCCGTCGACGAGCGCAAGGCCCGGCTGATGGGTCGCGTCGTCGATCGCCTGGAGCGATTGGGCGAAGGGCTGCTCGACTTCGCGCGCGTGCGCTCGCCGCGCGTGTCGCGGGTCGAGGTCGCCGGCCTCGTGCGCCAGGCGCTCGAGCTCTTGAGCCTGGACGATCCCGTGCGCCGCGTGTCGGTCGAGGTCGACGTGCCCGAGGACCTGGCCGCCCCGTGCGACGGCGACCGCATCGTGCAGGTGCTGGTGAACCTCGTGCGCAACGCGGCCGAGGCGTTGATCGAAGACACGCACGCCGAGCGCGGCGCGCGCGATCCGACGGTGCGCATCGCCGCCGAATCGCTCGAGCGCGAGGGCTCCAACTGGGTGAGCATCACGATTGCCGACAACGGCCCGGGCATCCGCCCCGAATTGCTGGCGACGCTGTTCGAGCCGTTCGTGAGTTCGCGGCTGGACGCCAAGGGCACGGGCCTGGGCCTGGCGGTCGCCGACGGCATCGTCCGCGAGCACGGCGGCGTGCTGATCGCGCGCAACCAGGAAGCATCTCAGGGCGAACGTGGCCAGGGCGAACGCGGCGGCGCCGAGTTCGAGGTGCTGCTGCCCGCCTTCGAGGGAGCCTGA
- a CDS encoding pyridoxamine 5'-phosphate oxidase family protein, which translates to MLDASVHESIERSVLCWLATVSAEGQPSVSPKEVFAAFGSDSIVIANIASPNSARNIRANPRACVSFVDVFVQKGWQVRGTASVLRAGDDAYDAIERILLEITGGAFPFKSVFRVLAEDVREIIAPRYRLYPKTTEADQIASAMTRYGVRPKA; encoded by the coding sequence GTGCTCGACGCGAGCGTCCACGAGAGCATCGAGCGCAGCGTGCTGTGCTGGCTGGCCACGGTCTCGGCCGAGGGCCAGCCGAGCGTGTCGCCCAAGGAGGTGTTCGCCGCGTTCGGCTCCGACTCGATCGTCATCGCCAACATCGCCTCGCCCAACTCGGCGCGGAACATCCGCGCCAACCCGCGGGCTTGCGTGAGCTTCGTCGACGTGTTCGTGCAGAAGGGCTGGCAGGTGCGCGGCACTGCGAGCGTGCTGCGCGCGGGCGACGATGCGTACGACGCCATCGAGCGCATCCTGCTGGAGATCACCGGCGGCGCGTTCCCCTTCAAGAGCGTCTTCCGCGTGCTGGCCGAGGACGTGCGCGAGATCATCGCCCCGCGCTACCGGTTGTACCCCAAGACCACCGAGGCCGACCAGATCGCCAGCGCGATGACGCGATACGGCGTGCGGCCGAAGGCGTGA
- a CDS encoding transcription antitermination factor NusB, protein MAHARTNTRGRGRARSAAPRYETARSVVHKRLREEAHRYPDLGLEPLDTGAIKGPGAGREAALAHAIYDAVMRRWITLEAIIAPHTSRPIAEMDSTVRAALLAGAAQLLLLDRIPPHAAINEAVDWTRAAGKPKATGLVNAVLRRVSESVARGEEGWPVVLDGPAADHVGKPDRMPMHDDRAIQLTRDAFPTETLPWLEQACGVPRALVERWHGTLGEAGAVEQSLHTLVHPPVVINHAHASDPVEAPEGQTLTPHEREGLSVLGPAGASPRELLKGRKDVWVQDATSAGALDVLADVVAKPSLIVDLCAGLGTKTRQLRAMFPEATILACDTNDARAKGLRRVFAKDEKTRVLDIEDVRYEAAGKADLVLLDVPCSNSGVLPRRPEARYRLGLEKAEGQIERLTGVQRDLLAQSRAMLAPGGLVVYATCSMDAEENQDITAWARESAGFELRKETSTRPAGLPGEPATAYRDGGYAALLVAGARETR, encoded by the coding sequence TTGGCACACGCACGAACCAACACACGCGGCCGCGGCCGCGCTCGCTCGGCCGCCCCTCGATACGAGACCGCCCGCTCGGTGGTCCACAAGCGGCTCCGCGAAGAGGCCCATCGCTACCCCGACCTGGGGCTCGAGCCGCTGGACACCGGCGCGATCAAGGGCCCGGGCGCCGGCCGCGAGGCCGCGCTGGCCCACGCGATCTACGACGCCGTGATGCGGCGTTGGATCACGCTCGAGGCGATCATCGCGCCCCACACCAGCCGGCCGATCGCCGAAATGGACAGCACCGTCCGCGCGGCCCTGCTCGCCGGGGCCGCCCAGTTGCTGCTGCTCGACCGCATCCCGCCCCACGCGGCGATCAACGAGGCCGTCGACTGGACCCGCGCCGCCGGCAAGCCCAAGGCCACCGGCCTGGTCAACGCCGTGCTCCGCCGGGTTTCCGAGTCGGTCGCCCGCGGGGAGGAGGGCTGGCCGGTTGTCCTCGACGGCCCCGCCGCCGACCACGTCGGCAAGCCCGATCGAATGCCGATGCACGATGACCGGGCCATCCAGCTCACGCGCGATGCCTTCCCCACCGAGACACTCCCCTGGCTCGAGCAGGCCTGCGGCGTGCCGCGCGCACTCGTCGAGCGATGGCACGGCACGCTGGGCGAGGCCGGCGCCGTCGAGCAGTCGCTGCACACGCTCGTCCACCCTCCGGTCGTGATTAACCACGCCCACGCGAGCGACCCGGTCGAGGCGCCCGAGGGTCAGACGCTGACGCCCCACGAGCGCGAGGGCCTGAGCGTGCTGGGCCCCGCCGGCGCGAGCCCGCGCGAACTGCTCAAGGGTCGCAAGGACGTCTGGGTGCAGGACGCGACGTCCGCGGGCGCGCTCGACGTGCTCGCGGACGTGGTGGCAAAGCCCTCGCTCATCGTTGATCTCTGCGCCGGGCTGGGCACCAAGACCCGCCAGCTGCGCGCGATGTTCCCCGAGGCCACGATCCTCGCGTGCGACACCAACGACGCGCGGGCGAAGGGACTGCGCCGCGTCTTCGCCAAGGACGAAAAGACCCGGGTCCTGGACATCGAGGACGTGCGCTACGAGGCCGCCGGCAAGGCCGACCTGGTGCTGCTCGACGTGCCGTGCAGCAACTCGGGCGTGCTGCCGCGCCGGCCCGAGGCGCGGTATCGGCTGGGACTGGAGAAGGCCGAGGGCCAGATCGAGCGGCTGACCGGCGTGCAGCGCGACCTGCTGGCCCAGAGCCGCGCGATGCTCGCGCCCGGCGGCCTGGTCGTGTACGCCACCTGCAGCATGGACGCGGAAGAGAACCAGGACATCACCGCGTGGGCGCGCGAGTCGGCGGGGTTCGAGCTGCGCAAGGAAACCTCGACGCGGCCGGCGGGGCTGCCGGGCGAGCCGGCGACGGCCTACCGAGACGGGGGATACGCGGCCTTGCTGGTCGCCGGAGCACGAGAGACCCGATAG
- a CDS encoding PTS sugar transporter subunit IIA yields MKLLDILTPECVKAPLDSADKRAVIDEMVDLLAGLGRVNDAQSLKDAVWAREQTRTTGIGHGLAIPHGKCEGLSGLAMAIGKPASPIEFEAIDGQPVRLIVLLASPPDRTSDHIQALARISRLMTMDDFRDRIYAASTPEEIYELLKEQEKAG; encoded by the coding sequence ATGAAGTTGCTGGACATCCTGACGCCCGAGTGCGTGAAGGCGCCGCTCGACTCGGCCGACAAACGCGCGGTCATCGACGAGATGGTCGACCTGCTGGCCGGCCTCGGCCGGGTCAACGACGCGCAGTCCCTCAAGGATGCCGTCTGGGCGCGCGAGCAGACCCGCACCACCGGCATCGGCCACGGCCTGGCCATCCCTCACGGCAAGTGCGAGGGCCTGAGCGGCCTGGCGATGGCGATCGGCAAGCCCGCCAGCCCCATCGAGTTCGAGGCCATCGACGGCCAGCCCGTCCGCCTCATCGTGCTGCTCGCCAGCCCGCCCGACCGCACGAGCGACCACATCCAGGCGCTCGCCCGCATCAGCCGCCTCATGACCATGGACGACTTCCGCGACCGCATCTACGCGGCTAGCACGCCCGAGGAGATCTACGAACTCCTCAAAGAACAAGAAAAGGCCGGCTAA